The genomic stretch tagatatatatcctaaaaaataaaaacgacctacaatttggaaaggAGAGAGTACCTCCTACCAGACACAAAAGGTACATACTCCCATTATAAATTACATAGGAAACAACACTTCATTAGAATCTCTTATATACTGACCATAGCACTAAGACACTACCAGTACCATCGGCAGCAGCGGGCCATCACCCTCGTCCTTTTCCCTGATCACGTGACAGCTCCGTTCGGATGAGATTGCTGAGGCTGCGACTGCAGCGGCTAGCTTTCTATAAACTACAGGAAACGGAGTTGTTGGTGCTGCAGCGCAGCGGCAAAAATCACAGCCGGTGCATCTTCAAGTTGTTCAGCAGGAGACACCAGCCATGCGCCATGCATGCACACAGGTAGAGGTGGTAAAAAGCTCTAAATTTAGCTTAACAAAGATCAGGTTCAGAACcataataatatatgattttgatTAAATATGGATAGAGCTGAGTTGGATTGTAAAGGAGGTACGAGGATCATGATCTATTACCACCTCCTATATACAGGTGATCCTCAAGTTCAGAACATACGAGCAAATAAATAGAATATATAGTTAATGCTCTCAGCGTGCTGCACCTATCGAATGCACATGAGCTATCCAAGCCATTTATTTTTGAATCAATGGTGAGATGGTTCATGTAGGTAAGAAGTACATGTAATAGGTAGTGGATCAACGGTTGGATAGGGAGAAATAAATAGTTGAGATAAATCATATAGTCACGTGTGcatgtggttttgcatttttcatgttcttttcagACTCTACCCCAAACTTATGGTTTCCGAGAGAGGCCTAGCTTCATGCAAAATGCATGGCAGATCCGGCGATTGTGCACGAAGAAACAAAGTGAAGGAAGTATACACGCAAGAAATTAAAGGCCGGGGTCACCGATCTTAGATAGGGGAAGAGTGGAGGGAAAAACACTCTTTGCAACGTAAAGAATTTAAGATCGCAAAATATGATTAATTATACGACGTATGTAGTAATACACACGTAAAAACTTGTATTTATTTGTCAAATCAAGCTATCTTATTTGATGATGTAGCTTCTGCGAATAGTTAGTTTTGTCAATATTGAACACAACAAATTCGGATATTTCTTTGAGGCACGTAGCAAACGGTAAAACAGGTACTAAACAACAGGTGCATCCCTGCGGGTCTATCTTCGCATATATAAACCCCTCCGCATTCTAGCTTTGAGCTCTCCCTATCTGGCTATATCTCTCACTCTCACCACATTCGCCGTGTCTCTCATGGAGCTCTGGATATGCAGTAGTAATGCCGCTGATCATCACCATTACTGTCTTCTTGTACCTCCTCCTGCATAAACGCAAGCAAGCAGCTGTTCCCAGTGCACCATCTCTTCCATCGCCCCCCGGCCCCGTCGGCCTCCCACTCGTCGGGAGCGCCCTCCACTTCATCGGGCCGTTCAGCCGCAGCCCGCACGCCGTGCTCACCCGCCTCGCCGAGACCAACAGGCCCGTCATGTCCTTCCGGCCGGGCATGGCCGGGAACTTCGTGGCGGTGTCGTCCCCggccgcggcacgggaggctCTCGTCGACAACGACGCGGCGCTGGCGCCACGGTTCGTGCCCGACGTGGCCTGCGCCCTGGCACACAGCTCGGAGTCCATCTCCTTCCTCCCGACCTCCAGCCCTCTGTGGAGGCAGCACCGCGCCACGGTCGGCGCCCACCTTTCCGCCGCCCGGAGCCTCGACGCGACCCGGCAAGTCAGGGATCGTCACGCCCGGGCCTCCCCGAGAGCATGATGAGGACGCGCTCCGGCACGCTG from Setaria italica strain Yugu1 chromosome II, Setaria_italica_v2.0, whole genome shotgun sequence encodes the following:
- the LOC106804160 gene encoding oryzalexin E synthase-like; this encodes MPLIITITVFLYLLLHKRKQAAVPSAPSLPSPPGPVGLPLVGSALHFIGPFSRSPHAVLTRLAETNRPVMSFRPGMAGNFVAVSSPAAAREALVDNDAALAPRFVPDVACALAHSSESISFLPTSSPLWRQHRATVGAHLSAARSLDATRQVRDRHARASPRA